From one Candidatus Nitrospira nitrosa genomic stretch:
- the lspA gene encoding signal peptidase II → MLRNMVLASVTGGIILLDQLTKQQIMQTMRLHESISVIPNLFSLTYIRNPGAAFGLLAGSSNAFRMVFFGLTSIFALGLLGTILLRMPEEDWMGRVSVAAILGGAIGNLIDRLRFGEVIDFLDVYVESYHWPAFNVADSAITVGVIVLIIHFAFEKRTDSSEPEASSAP, encoded by the coding sequence ATGCTTCGTAATATGGTGCTGGCGTCGGTGACCGGAGGAATTATTCTTCTGGATCAGCTGACCAAGCAGCAGATCATGCAGACGATGCGGCTCCATGAGTCGATTTCCGTCATTCCGAATCTCTTCAGTCTCACCTACATCCGGAACCCTGGGGCGGCCTTTGGGCTCTTGGCAGGCAGCAGCAACGCCTTCCGCATGGTCTTCTTTGGGTTGACGTCGATCTTTGCGCTTGGCCTGCTAGGGACCATCCTGTTACGGATGCCGGAGGAGGATTGGATGGGGCGGGTCAGTGTCGCCGCAATCCTTGGGGGGGCCATCGGCAACTTGATCGATCGGCTTCGCTTCGGCGAGGTCATTGATTTTCTGGATGTCTACGTAGAGAGCTATCACTGGCCGGCGTTCAACGTGGCGGATTCAGCGATTACCGTCGGCGTGATTGTCCTCATCATCCATTTTGCGTTTGAAAAACGAACAGACTCGTCGGAACCAGAAGCCTCCTCGGCTCCATAA
- a CDS encoding DUF2024 family protein yields the protein MSSDTIHVYDTWVHGKSGRIHFDVMTTDEPTALKLAKEYLVSIGEPDATITTKECQFCHSEPLFMFSAEQQKQAKEKGGFIVRMPA from the coding sequence ATGTCTTCGGATACGATTCACGTTTACGATACCTGGGTTCACGGCAAGAGCGGCCGCATCCACTTTGATGTCATGACGACGGATGAGCCCACCGCGCTCAAACTCGCGAAGGAATACCTGGTCAGCATTGGGGAACCCGATGCAACGATTACGACCAAGGAATGCCAGTTCTGTCACAGCGAACCGCTGTTCATGTTCTCGGCAGAACAGCAAAAACAAGCGAAGGAAAAGGGCGGGTTTATCGTCAGGATGCCGGCCTAA
- a CDS encoding GumC domain-containing protein, protein MRREWMVVVLVGAVLATGCVSNKKYQAALTEADNAKMELEKARQQKGAMEQQVRTLKELNVKFGNDAQSVRDELQRIEHGRDAERGAIEGRTKELEEKVKALTAQNRNVKQEYQDVKRNNDTLKSLVARYQKELKDRSHAGPAAGAATLTPNQPSSGTGQAATAAASAAMNINKVSANDMVLFLGLKQDEAERIVSNRPYRVKGELVAKNVVPKETFDLIKDRISVTP, encoded by the coding sequence ATGAGACGTGAGTGGATGGTGGTAGTGCTGGTCGGGGCAGTATTGGCCACAGGATGCGTATCCAACAAGAAGTACCAGGCGGCCTTGACCGAAGCCGATAATGCCAAGATGGAGCTGGAGAAGGCTCGGCAACAGAAGGGCGCTATGGAGCAACAGGTCCGGACCCTCAAAGAGCTGAACGTGAAGTTCGGCAATGACGCGCAGTCGGTTCGTGATGAACTCCAACGCATCGAGCACGGACGAGACGCTGAACGAGGGGCGATCGAAGGACGCACGAAGGAACTTGAAGAGAAGGTGAAAGCACTCACAGCGCAGAACCGAAATGTGAAACAGGAATATCAGGATGTGAAACGCAATAACGATACGTTGAAGTCGCTGGTGGCGCGGTATCAGAAAGAGCTGAAAGATCGCTCCCATGCCGGGCCTGCAGCGGGGGCTGCCACGCTGACTCCCAATCAGCCTTCTTCGGGAACGGGTCAGGCAGCCACGGCCGCTGCATCCGCGGCGATGAATATCAATAAAGTTTCGGCGAACGACATGGTGTTGTTCCTCGGTTTGAAACAGGATGAGGCGGAGCGCATTGTGAGCAATCGTCCCTATCGTGTGAAAGGCGAGTTAGTCGCGAAGAACGTGGTGCCAAAAGAAACCTTTGATCTGATTAAAGATCGGATCTCAGTCACGCCGTAG
- a CDS encoding undecaprenyl-diphosphate phosphatase, with protein sequence MNEWGPILAVILGVVEGLTEFLPVSSTGHLILVGHALGFTGDVAANAEISIQLGAILAVIVFEREKIGRLLSGAWRERQTLWSSLGNSPTTTWGNRLKASMQTHPNLWFILGLGIAFLPAAVLGLLAHGWIKSYLFTPLTVAWTSILGGIIILLVEARTRTVSATSLEQVSPQHAFWVGLAQCASLIPGMSRSGSTIIGGLLVGLDRKVATEYSFFLALPTIIAATLYETWKARGAFNDQDFLALGLGMAISFLVAWAVIAVFLTYVQRHTLRVFAYYRIILGIVVMLVVR encoded by the coding sequence ATGAACGAATGGGGCCCGATTCTCGCCGTGATTCTTGGAGTCGTCGAAGGACTGACCGAATTCTTACCCGTCTCGTCCACAGGTCATCTGATCCTGGTGGGCCATGCATTGGGATTCACCGGCGATGTGGCTGCCAATGCTGAAATCTCGATTCAATTGGGCGCGATCCTCGCGGTCATTGTCTTCGAACGGGAAAAGATCGGTCGGCTTCTGTCCGGTGCTTGGCGGGAACGTCAGACGCTCTGGTCCTCTCTCGGCAACTCGCCCACCACGACGTGGGGGAACCGACTCAAAGCTTCCATGCAGACCCACCCCAACCTCTGGTTCATTCTCGGGCTAGGCATCGCCTTCCTGCCTGCCGCCGTTCTTGGCCTGTTGGCTCATGGATGGATCAAATCATACCTATTCACTCCCCTGACGGTGGCCTGGACGTCGATCTTGGGCGGAATCATCATCCTCCTTGTCGAAGCACGCACACGCACCGTTTCCGCCACGAGTCTCGAGCAGGTCTCACCACAGCATGCCTTCTGGGTGGGGCTGGCTCAATGCGCCTCACTGATTCCCGGCATGTCGCGCTCCGGCTCCACGATCATCGGCGGACTACTTGTAGGGCTGGATCGAAAAGTGGCAACGGAATATTCGTTTTTTCTCGCGCTCCCGACGATCATCGCCGCCACGCTGTATGAAACCTGGAAGGCACGCGGAGCGTTCAACGATCAAGACTTTCTGGCACTGGGCCTTGGGATGGCGATCTCGTTCCTGGTCGCCTGGGCGGTCATCGCCGTGTTTCTGACCTATGTCCAACGGCATACCTTGCGCGTCTTTGCCTACTATCGTATTATTCTCGGCATTGTGGTCATGTTGGTTGTCCGCTGA